Proteins encoded together in one Prochlorococcus marinus str. MIT 9211 window:
- the neuC gene encoding UDP-N-acetylglucosamine 2-epimerase, with translation MNKRKNKICFITGTRAEYGLLKCLMKEVEQSRDLSLQLVVTGSHLSRIHGYTKDEIIKDGFLIDSEIEIDLKEDTNSSTCFSLAEIITKASGTFERMKPDLIVLLGDRYELLGAASAAMVHRIPIAHIHGGEITEGSFDDNIRHCLTKLSHIHFVATEQYRKRVIQLGEKPSNVHNVGGLGVDAIDKINLLSRADLEKDIGINFLKRNLIITYHPLTLSSSEQTESEVVELIKALSRLENTLQIFTLPNADPGNFRITEIINSYVNENDSAIAFKSLGQLRYLSCLSHVDAVIGNSSSGLIEAPSFNIGTINIGERQKGRLTAKSVINVRADADLIHNSISTIYTKEFQELLNDNSNPYGEGEAVQKILYILTNLKIEKLLRKKFFDLDFNLR, from the coding sequence ATGAATAAACGCAAAAACAAAATTTGTTTTATTACTGGAACAAGAGCTGAATACGGACTGTTGAAATGTTTAATGAAGGAAGTTGAACAATCAAGAGATCTTTCGCTTCAGTTAGTTGTTACTGGAAGTCACTTATCCAGAATACATGGGTATACAAAAGATGAAATTATTAAAGACGGTTTTTTGATAGATAGTGAAATTGAAATAGATTTAAAAGAAGATACAAATTCATCTACATGTTTCTCTCTTGCAGAGATTATAACTAAGGCTTCAGGCACATTTGAGCGGATGAAACCTGATTTAATCGTATTATTAGGAGATCGTTATGAATTACTTGGAGCAGCTTCTGCAGCAATGGTTCACAGAATTCCAATTGCACATATTCATGGAGGAGAAATAACTGAAGGATCATTTGATGATAATATAAGGCATTGTTTAACTAAACTTTCCCATATTCACTTTGTAGCTACAGAGCAATATCGTAAGCGTGTCATTCAATTAGGTGAGAAACCTTCTAATGTGCATAATGTAGGGGGGTTAGGCGTAGATGCAATTGACAAAATAAATCTCTTAAGTAGGGCAGATCTAGAGAAAGATATTGGAATAAATTTTCTCAAAAGAAATCTTATAATTACATACCATCCCTTAACTCTTTCTTCATCAGAGCAAACAGAATCAGAGGTCGTTGAACTAATAAAAGCATTATCTCGACTGGAAAATACTCTTCAGATTTTCACTCTACCTAATGCTGACCCTGGTAATTTCAGGATCACAGAAATAATAAATTCATATGTTAATGAAAATGATTCGGCTATTGCATTTAAATCCCTTGGCCAATTACGGTATCTTTCCTGTCTGTCTCATGTCGATGCAGTTATTGGAAACTCATCAAGTGGACTTATAGAGGCACCCTCTTTCAATATAGGTACAATAAACATTGGAGAAAGGCAAAAAGGTAGATTGACAGCAAAAAGTGTAATTAATGTGAGAGCCGATGCAGATTTAATACATAACTCAATATCTACTATATATACAAAAGAGTTTCAGGAATTACTAAATGATAATTCTAATCCTTATGGAGAAGGAGAAGCCGTACAAAAGATATTGTACATATTGACTAATCTCAAAATAGAAAAATTGCTAAGAAAAAAATTTTTTGATTTAGATTTTAATCTACGATGA
- a CDS encoding extracellular solute-binding protein: MKNLHRLLPTLVATSSLIATVLTNSTIASTREVRVYSGRHYNTDRKVFKKFAEETGIRVRLIEAQGISLIERIKREGRNSKADVILLVDAARISNAAKSGLLQSYRSEKLEKSVPAEYRDPESRWYALTRRVRVLVANPKIVDIKKIQKYSSLADPSLKGLVCLRKRNSPYNQSLVADQIALYGKKETKRWLKGMIENVSEPFFPGDIGITRAVAQGKCGVGIVNHYYVARMLAGVNGVKDRRFARKVEIITPDPAHVNVSAGGIAKYAQNKSEAIELLEFLASPTGSSGLAGPTYEHPLKGVNTSPEVKSFGGFTPDKVTIEELGLLNSKAIKLMAETGWE, from the coding sequence ATGAAAAATTTGCATCGTTTGCTTCCTACTCTTGTAGCAACCTCAAGCTTAATTGCTACAGTTTTAACGAACTCCACTATCGCCTCAACTAGGGAGGTAAGAGTTTACTCAGGGAGGCATTACAATACTGATCGTAAAGTCTTTAAAAAGTTTGCTGAAGAAACAGGCATCCGTGTTCGCCTAATAGAAGCACAAGGAATATCTCTCATTGAAAGAATTAAAAGAGAAGGAAGAAATTCAAAAGCAGATGTAATACTTTTAGTAGATGCAGCAAGGATTAGTAATGCTGCAAAGAGTGGATTGTTGCAATCTTATCGATCTGAAAAATTAGAGAAATCTGTACCAGCTGAATATAGAGACCCAGAATCAAGATGGTATGCGCTTACTAGAAGAGTTCGAGTTTTAGTTGCAAATCCGAAGATCGTTGATATTAAAAAAATACAAAAATATTCAAGCCTTGCCGACCCCTCCTTAAAAGGTTTGGTATGCCTGCGTAAAAGAAATAGCCCTTATAATCAATCACTTGTTGCTGACCAAATTGCTCTTTATGGGAAGAAAGAAACCAAACGATGGTTAAAAGGAATGATAGAAAATGTTTCTGAACCTTTCTTCCCTGGGGATATTGGAATTACTAGAGCAGTTGCACAAGGAAAATGCGGAGTAGGAATAGTAAACCACTATTATGTTGCTCGTATGCTTGCAGGAGTAAATGGAGTTAAAGATAGACGTTTCGCGCGAAAAGTTGAGATAATTACACCAGACCCAGCGCATGTCAATGTCAGTGCTGGAGGGATAGCCAAATATGCCCAGAACAAATCAGAAGCAATAGAATTACTTGAATTCCTTGCATCTCCTACTGGAAGTTCTGGATTAGCTGGGCCAACTTATGAACATCCATTGAAAGGGGTTAACACAAGTCCTGAGGTTAAGTCTTTCGGAGGTTTTACCCCTGATAAGGTGACAATTGAAGAGTTAGGATTATTGAACTCAAAGGCAATCAAGTTGATGGCTGAGACAGGTTGGGAATAA
- a CDS encoding formyltransferase family protein yields MISKKVLFLGKKNDPYTLKALNHLRLLFSDVYSCLGEWGDKFPEEASWWDGDIIISYKSRWIVPKYLLEKSKEVAINFHPASPDFPGIGCINFALYEDAKEYGATCHHMVQKVDSGDIIQVSRFPVYPNDNVETLLTRTYDHQLCLFYEITHYLYTGKLLPKSDEEWTRAPIQRNDFNELTKIQIDMDKNEINKRIRATMFKDFRPELSLNGFIFELKNDGSK; encoded by the coding sequence ATGATAAGCAAAAAGGTTTTATTTCTTGGGAAAAAGAATGATCCTTATACTTTAAAGGCATTAAATCATCTTAGATTACTTTTTAGTGATGTATATTCTTGCCTAGGAGAATGGGGAGACAAGTTTCCAGAAGAAGCATCTTGGTGGGATGGAGACATTATAATATCGTACAAATCAAGATGGATTGTTCCAAAGTACTTGCTTGAAAAATCAAAGGAAGTAGCAATTAACTTCCATCCAGCGTCTCCTGATTTCCCTGGTATTGGTTGTATTAACTTTGCCCTTTATGAAGATGCCAAAGAATATGGAGCGACTTGTCACCATATGGTACAAAAAGTGGATAGTGGTGACATTATCCAAGTATCTAGATTCCCAGTTTATCCTAATGATAATGTTGAAACATTGCTAACAAGAACCTACGATCATCAACTATGCTTGTTTTATGAAATAACTCATTATCTCTATACTGGTAAATTATTACCAAAAAGTGATGAGGAGTGGACCAGAGCTCCAATCCAGAGAAATGATTTTAATGAACTTACTAAGATTCAAATTGATATGGATAAGAATGAGATTAACAAGAGAATACGGGCAACAATGTTCAAAGATTTCAGACCAGAGTTGTCACTTAATGGATTTATTTTTGAATTAAAAAACGATGGATCTAAATAG
- a CDS encoding tetratricopeptide repeat protein — MKLGSSFELSLVPLIWSLFLSGILFVFNFFFPIVPDWLLTISVNLVRFSFIFPVYILLFDSYIDFKETRARRKSSKNKQMKDLENVAEINNRKSTNYSKEEDELFHKEEIKYYSKVLNNTPNDIDAYFQRGQSKAELNDNQGAIEDFTKIIDIDNNFVDAYLYRGYFLMLLENNKEAIDDFNQVIRIDPKNEVAYNHRACAKENLGDRKGALDDFNKAIELNPEFAMAYNDRGQMIFSSGDHKSAFNDFDKAISLDQESGPAYLNRGLCKNIDEDYQGAISDFTKAVTIDPFFTEGYGSRAISKININDYESALYDLNKVMEIDPEESQRGEALYYRGIAKHELGDYQGAILDFNKLIEFDQSNSDIYNRRGCAKMCLENYRGAILDFNKAIENNSTFSLPYLNRGLAKANLNNLTSACSDWKKASELGEESAVELLKEHGE, encoded by the coding sequence ATGAAACTTGGTTCTTCATTCGAACTTTCTTTAGTCCCCCTAATCTGGTCTCTGTTCCTTTCAGGGATACTCTTTGTATTTAATTTCTTTTTCCCTATAGTTCCAGATTGGTTATTAACTATATCTGTAAATTTAGTAAGATTTTCATTTATATTTCCAGTTTATATTCTTTTATTTGATTCTTATATTGATTTCAAAGAAACACGTGCCCGACGTAAATCGAGTAAAAATAAACAAATGAAAGATTTAGAAAATGTAGCAGAGATAAATAATAGAAAATCAACGAATTATAGCAAAGAAGAAGATGAGTTGTTCCACAAGGAAGAAATCAAATATTATAGTAAAGTATTAAATAATACCCCTAATGATATAGATGCTTATTTTCAAAGAGGGCAATCCAAGGCAGAGTTGAATGATAATCAAGGTGCAATAGAAGATTTTACTAAGATAATAGATATCGATAATAATTTTGTTGATGCATATTTATATCGCGGATATTTTTTAATGCTTTTAGAAAATAATAAAGAAGCAATCGATGATTTCAACCAGGTTATAAGAATAGATCCTAAGAATGAGGTGGCATATAATCATCGTGCTTGTGCTAAAGAAAATCTAGGTGACCGTAAAGGTGCGTTAGATGATTTCAATAAAGCAATAGAATTAAATCCAGAATTTGCAATGGCATATAACGATCGTGGTCAAATGATATTTTCATCTGGAGATCACAAAAGTGCATTCAATGACTTCGATAAAGCGATATCACTAGATCAAGAAAGTGGTCCTGCTTATCTCAATAGAGGTTTATGTAAAAATATCGATGAAGATTATCAAGGTGCTATTTCCGATTTTACTAAAGCAGTCACGATCGACCCCTTTTTTACAGAAGGATATGGAAGTCGTGCAATATCAAAAATAAATATTAACGACTACGAATCAGCACTGTATGATCTCAACAAAGTCATGGAAATTGATCCTGAAGAGAGTCAAAGAGGGGAAGCACTCTATTACAGAGGAATTGCTAAGCATGAATTAGGAGATTATCAAGGTGCAATTTTAGACTTCAATAAACTAATAGAATTTGATCAGAGTAATTCTGATATCTATAACCGTAGAGGATGTGCCAAAATGTGTTTAGAAAACTATAGAGGTGCGATATTAGATTTTAATAAAGCAATAGAAAATAATTCAACATTTTCATTGCCATATTTAAATAGAGGTTTAGCAAAAGCGAATCTAAATAATCTTACGAGTGCTTGTTCTGATTGGAAGAAAGCATCAGAACTTGGAGAAGAAAGTGCTGTTGAATTATTGAAGGAACATGGCGAATAG
- a CDS encoding helix-turn-helix transcriptional regulator gives MERDKNVAIEALFLFGALMKIDIRERFLRIREVVHRTGMSRGTIYNKIHAGTFPKQIPIGANLVVWLERDVQQWMQEQVDKSRG, from the coding sequence ATGGAGCGGGACAAGAACGTTGCAATAGAAGCGTTGTTTCTCTTCGGAGCACTAATGAAAATCGACATCAGAGAACGCTTTCTGCGCATTCGGGAAGTTGTTCATAGGACTGGAATGAGTAGAGGAACTATCTACAACAAAATCCATGCTGGGACCTTCCCTAAACAAATACCAATCGGAGCAAACCTTGTTGTCTGGTTGGAAAGAGATGTCCAACAATGGATGCAAGAACAAGTTGATAAATCGAGGGGGTAA
- the neuB gene encoding N-acetylneuraminate synthase — protein sequence MNNTIVIAEAGVNHNGDISLAKKLIKVAADSGANYVKFQSFVADKLVTKFSDCASYQNRNNLVSQTQLDMLRKLELKEDDYYTLIKECANHDIGFLSSPFDIDAIKFLKRLNIDYLKIPSGEITNLPYLERAASFAKPIILSTGMSTLTEIEAALNILYKGGCKKNNVNLLHCISEYPAPKEIVNLNFITTLKKNFGVNVGYSDHTMGIEIPIAAVALGANIIEKHFTLDRGMEGPDHKASLEPIELKEMVKSIRSIDLALGSGVKDISLIEKENAKIVRKSLVAINEIKIGDLFTEENVGIKRPGTGISPMRLEEVLGQKATKSFGIDQIIELDYE from the coding sequence ATGAACAATACAATTGTAATAGCTGAAGCAGGAGTAAACCATAATGGTGATATTTCTTTGGCAAAGAAACTTATTAAAGTAGCAGCAGACTCTGGAGCTAATTATGTGAAATTTCAGAGCTTTGTTGCTGATAAACTAGTTACTAAATTTTCCGATTGTGCAAGTTACCAAAATAGAAATAACTTAGTCAGTCAAACTCAGTTAGATATGCTTAGAAAACTAGAATTAAAAGAAGATGATTATTATACTCTTATAAAGGAATGTGCTAATCATGATATAGGTTTTTTATCTAGTCCTTTTGATATAGATGCGATAAAATTCCTCAAGAGACTAAACATTGATTATTTAAAGATCCCTTCCGGAGAGATAACAAACCTTCCTTATTTAGAAAGAGCAGCTTCTTTTGCTAAACCGATTATCCTATCTACAGGAATGTCAACATTAACAGAAATTGAGGCAGCATTGAATATTTTATATAAAGGCGGATGTAAGAAAAATAATGTCAACCTCCTTCATTGTATTAGCGAATATCCAGCACCAAAAGAAATAGTTAATCTAAATTTTATAACTACACTGAAGAAGAATTTTGGTGTTAATGTAGGCTACTCTGATCACACTATGGGCATAGAAATACCGATAGCAGCTGTAGCTCTTGGGGCAAATATTATAGAAAAACATTTTACATTAGATAGAGGAATGGAAGGGCCAGACCATAAAGCAAGTTTAGAGCCTATAGAATTAAAAGAAATGGTAAAATCTATTAGATCAATAGATTTAGCACTTGGTTCTGGAGTGAAGGATATCTCCCTTATTGAAAAAGAAAATGCCAAGATTGTTAGAAAATCATTGGTTGCTATAAATGAAATTAAGATAGGTGATTTATTCACTGAAGAAAATGTTGGTATTAAACGACCTGGAACTGGTATATCTCCCATGAGATTAGAAGAAGTATTAGGTCAAAAAGCCACCAAATCATTTGGTATAGATCAGATAATAGAATTAGATTATGAATAA